In the Vibrio hippocampi genome, ATACAAGTCTGCTTGAATTGACGTAGCGCTTCCATCTGTTGCTCCATATCCTCTTCTGGGATACGAGCTAGATAGTCCCTAAGCTCGGTTTTATATGAATCGAGCGCAACCGGGTGGTAAAGATGAGCAGGGTCAAGAAGTTCATCTAACAAAATCGGGTAACGCGCCAATTTTTCCGAGATCATCGGACTGGCGGTACACAGGCGTACTAATTGAATCAAAGCAGCTGGGTGCTCATCTAACAACTCTAAATAAGTCGTTCTCGTCACCACTGCCCGCAAAACGTGTAGCACTCTTGGCAAACCAAATTCCGCATCTTTGTTAGCGTAAATGGTGCTGAATACTTTTGGCATTAAACGATTCAAAACCTCACGCCCTCTTGGACCTAAGGTTTTCTTGGCTAAATCGGATTTAAAATCGGAAATTTGTTGACGCTTTTGCTCCGGTTCAGCGGCTTTAATATCGTTTTGCAGAATATGCTCAAGAACATCGGGTTTATGCGCCATATCCCAAAGTTCGCTAAAGTGTTTAGCAACGGTTTGGGTTTCTTCTTCGTCTTCTTCATCACCAATCAGGTTAGCAAAAACCTGATGCACATTGAGCATATGTTGTTGAGTGACCTCAAGCATAGACTCCCAATCATCAAAGCCGAGTGCGCAAGCAAGGCGCAGTTGATCAACATCTTTATCAGGCAATGTTTGTGTCTGTTTATCATTGATCGCTTGGAGGATATTTTCTTGTCTGCGTAAGAACTTATATGCCTCTGTCAATTGTGTGACCTCGTTCGCGTCCAACAGTTGCAACGAACCAATGGCCTCTAAGGTTTCTAACAAGCCACGACGGCGTAAACTTGGCTCTCGTCCACCTCGGATCAACTGGAATACTTGAGCGATAAATTCAACTTCACGAATGCCGCCCGGTCCCAGCTTAATATTGCTCCATAAACCACGACGACGCACTTCACTGCTGATCATCGCTTTCATACGTCTGAGCGATTGAATAGCACTGAAATCGATATAACGCCTAAAGACAAAGGGACGTAGCATCTTTCGCAGCTCTTGATACTCAGGGTACATCTCTCGCCCCATAACGCGGGCTTTGATCATGGCGTAACGCTCCCAATCACGCCCCTGCTCTTGGTAATAATCCTCAAGAGCAGCATAGCTCATCACCAAAGGTCCACTTTCACCAAAGGGTCTAAGGCGCATATCGACGCGATAGCAAAATCCATCAAAGGTTTGTTGATCAAGGGCTTTAATCAGTCGCTGACCTAAACGAGTGAAAAACTGCGCATTGGCAATCGAGCGTCGAGCTCCCTGTGTTTCACCATTTTCTGGATAGGTGAAGATAAGATCGATATCAGAAGAGAAATTTAACTCACCGCCTCCCAGTTTACCCATACCAATAATCAACATCGGCTGAGGTTCGCCCGCAGCATTGGTGGGTGTTCCCCACTCTTGGCAACAGGTTTGATATTGCCACTGGTAAGTCTCAACAATCATCGCCTCGGCTAACATAGAAAGATGATTCAGGCTCTGTTCCAGTGACCAACTCCCCACCATATCGCGCCAAGCAATATAGACCATTTCTCGGCTTCGGAATTGACGGAGTACCTTATGCCCCTCCTGCTCGGACGCACACAGTTTGAGTAAATCACTCAGGCGATAACGATAACCATCAATGCGACTGGCTTGTATTAACATCTTAGGAAGCTGCTCAACCAATTCGCTGTCTGTTTGCAAAGCGTCATAGATAAAATCACTCAAAGAGACAACTTGAGACAGTTGCTGTTTTAGTTCATCAGACCAATCATTCAGCTGTGGGTGTTCGTTATAGAGCGTTTCTAAAGCAGAACGACTATGAGTTTTCAGCATCTCAGGCAATGGTTGCATGCTTCTTCCTTGTATAGCGAAAAATAAAAATGGCGGCCTAAGCCACCATTTTAAATCGATTAATTGACACGAGCATGGTCAACGCTGGATAACGGCAAACGCTATCAACTTCTAAGACCAATGCCCTTGGTAACCAAATGGTGTGCTACCCCATAAAGTAACACGATAAACACGGTAAGTACGCCAAAAGATGTCACAATACCGACATCAGAAACCCCTAGAAATCCGTAACGAAATGCATTGATCATATAGACGATTGGGTTGATCTTAGACACGCCTTGCCAAAACTCAGGCAACAGACTGATTGAGTAAAAAACACCACCCAAATAGGTCAGCGGGGTCAATACAAACGTCGGAATAATAGAGATGTCATCAAACGTCTTGGCATATATTGCATTGATAAGACCACCCAGTGAAAACAACACAGACGTCATCAATACCGTTGCGATAATGATGCCCCAATGTTGCACTTGCAGATCAACAAAGAACAGCGAAACAAAGGTGACAATAGACGCGACTAAGAGTCCTCGCACCACTCCTCCCATAACAAAACCGGCAATGATAATGTAGTTAGGAACAGGAGCGACCAATAACTCTTCTATGTTGCGTTGGAACTTGGCACTAAAAAATGAAGACGCGACGTTGGAGTACGAGTTAGTGATAATCGACATCATAATCAGACCCGGTACAATATATTCCATGTAACTAAAGCCGCCCATTTGACCGATGCGAGACCCAATCAAGTTACCGAAAATAATAAAGTACAGCGTCATGGTGATCGCTGGTGGTACTAAGGTTTGAACCCAAATACGGGTAAAGCGATTAATTTCTTTGGTTAACAGACTTTTAAAAGCTGTCCAATAGAGACCATACATATTCATTTTAGTCTGCCTTTACCTGTTCGCGAACAATGGAGACGAACAACTCTTCGAGTCGGTTCGCTTTGTTTCTCATCGATAATACCTTTACCCCAGATTGAGTTAACTGAGTAAAAATCGGGTTTAATCCCTGTGTTTTTTCTACTTCTATCTCTAGCGAACCATTGACTAACTTTTGCGAATTCACCTGTGCCAGGTTGGGCAGTTCCCCTTCAAATTCAATATCAAGTACAAACGTCTCAACATGCAGTTTCGATAACAGGGCTTTCATGGAGGTATTTTCAATCAACTCCCCACGTTGAATGATACCGATATTGCGACACAGCAACTCAGCTTCTTCAAGATAGTGGGTCGTCAAAATAATCGTAATACCTTGCTGGTTAATTTGTTTGAGAAAGTCCCACATTGAACGGCGAAGTTCTATATCCACCCCTGCTGTTGGCTCATCCAAAATCAATAGTTTTGGCTCATGCATAAGGGCGCGAGCGATCATTAAGCGACGCTTCATACCACCTGACAGGTTACGCGCACGCTCTGAACGTTTGTCCCATAGGTCGAGTTGCGAGAGGTACTTTTCTGCACGCTGCTTAGCCACCGCTTTCGGCACACCATAATAGCCAGCTTGCTGAAGGACAATCTGTTCGACAGTTTCAAACTGATTGAAGTTAAACTCTTGCGGAACCAGACCTAATTGCTGCTTTGCCAATTCTAACTCTTGGTCAATATCATGCCCAAACACAGACACTTTGCCTGAAGTTTTGTTCACTAAGGAGGTAATAATACCAATGGTGGTCGATTTTCCCGCGCCATTCGGCCCCAGCAGCGCATAAAAGTCGCCCTGCTCGACCGTCAAACTCACACCTTTAAGAGCCTCAAAGCCCCCTGCGTATGTCTTTCTAAGTTGCTCTATCTCTAATGCAAACATGTGCTTTTCCGGATTAGTGTTCACTAAATGCTTTGATATTTCCAAGTATATCGAAGGATGAATTGTAACCGATCCTAGCTTATATAATCAAAGCCTTTTCAACGCCTGTTTAATCATAGCTCGTGATTTTAGGATATATTCTTCAACCATGGATTAATGGGTAGTATGCCCTTGATTTGACTGTCTGGGCACTATGCCTAGCAACAGCTCAGATGAGTTTGAACAAGGTATAATTTATTGAGCGTCTATAAACAACTTTGTGTATAGTATTCTCCACTTATTGAAGGGACGTGATATGCCAGAAATTAAACAACTTTTTGAAAACAACTCTCTTTGGTCCGAGCAACTCAGGTCTGAGCGACCAGAGTACTTTACCAAGCTTGAAGAGGGTCAGAGCCCAGGTTTCCTATGGATAGGTTGCTCTGACAGTCGAGTGCCTGCCGAGCGCCTGACTGGCTTATATTCCGGTGAACTTTTTGTTCATCGCAACGTGGCAAACCAAGTGATTCATACCGATTTAAACTGCTTATCTGTGGTTCAATATGCGGTTGACGTATTAAAGGTAAAGCACATTATCGTTTGTGGTCACTATGGCTGTGGTGGTGTTAATGCCGCGATTGATAACCCTCAATTGGGTTTGATCAATAACTGGCTATTGCATATTCGTGATTTATATCTAAAACACAAAAACTGGCTATCAGACTTACCACGTGAATTGTGGGGCGATAAGTTGTGCGAGATAAACGTCGCGGAACAAGTCTACAATCTAGGCAACTCAACCATAATGCAAAATGCTTGGGAAAGAGGTCAAGAGGTTGAAATTCATGGCGTCGTTTATGGTATTGGCGATGGAAAATTGCAAGATTTGGGCGTGCGATGCTATAACAGAGAATCACTAGAGGCCAACTACACCAGTGCCATGAAGACGATTCTTAATAGCGGTATCTTAAAATAGATCGCTCGCTATAGAACAGACTAGCTTTAGAACAAACTAGCGATAGAAAAGAAAAGGCCGTGAAATGCTTCAACATTACACGGCCTTTTCTGTTAACAAGTCGTTCAGTTACTCTTGAGGTACGACTTTACCAATATACGGCAGATGACGGTATTTCTGCGCGTAATCGATACCCACGCCAACAACAAACTCATCCGGGATCTCAAAGCCCAACCAGTCTACATCGACAGCGACCTCACGACGTGATGGCTTATCAAGCAGCGTACAGATTCTGATCGACTTTGGTTCTCGAAGAGAAAGGATCTCTTTTACCTTGTTTAAGGTATTGCCGGTGTCGATAATATCTTCAACTAGCAGCACATCTTTGCCTTTAATGTCGTCGTCTAAATCTTTTAAGATACGTACATCTCTCGAACTCTCCATGCCGTTGCCATAGCTAGAAGCCGTCATAAAGTCGACACAGTGGGTCAGGTCAATAGCTCGAGCAAGGTCTGCCATAAACACAAAAGAGCCGCGCAACAAGCCGACCAAAACTAGATCTTCACTACCTTGATAATGTGCAGTGATCTCGCGACCGATAGCCTGTACACGCTCATGAACTTCTTTCTCAGAAATCATGACTTCAACTGTATGTTTCATAGTAATCTCAAATAAGTTGACGATTGAACATTGCCTACACTTTCTACCCGCTGATTTCCTGATTCCATTGCAAATTAACCACGTAACTCTTACATCCATCGGTCAAAGCAATTAGGCAATTGAGTTAATATCTCACTCTAGATATTCGATTGCAGTTAAGTGTAGAACAAAAATAAGTGCGCAATAGTATCACTTTAGCCACTAACTGAACATCACCATTCAGGCCATCGTTTCTGCCTTTTGTCGTAGGTCAGTTGAAATAATTTGAACAGCCAAATTAAGATTTCTTTGTGAAATAAACATTTAGTTTCATAAAAAACTGTGACTGGCGAATTAATAACCACTAAATATGTATATTATCAGTGTTGGCATATTGACCAAACAGTATATGCACCATTACACTTATACGGTATAAGAAATATAACAGTCACGTATTTCCATTATGGAAATTTAAATCAACTTCTAAATCAATCCGTTTAGAAGTAAGCAAAACTAAGGCGTTAGACCTTAGAACATGATGACTATTAAAAACGCTGAGGCTTATAAAACCATCAGCAATAACAACGTTAGTAAGGAAACTAAAATATGGAATCAATTACCAAAAGGCCCAGGACTCGATTAAGTCCAGAAAAACGCAAGCTGCAATTGATGGAGATCGCCCAAGAGGTGTTTGCTAAGCGCGGTATCGGTCGTGCTGGTCACGCGGACATCGCCGATGTTGCACAGGTATCAGTCGCGACCGTGTTCAACTATTTTCCTACCCGTGAGGACTTGGTTGATGAGGTGCTAAACGATGTGGTTTCTCAGTATTCAAACTTCATCTCAAACACCATTGATCCTGATAACTCGATTCAAGACAACTTACAAAACCTTCTCGACGGTATTGTTGAGCTTTCCATTTGTGATTGTCATTGGAATAAAGTTTGGTTTGAATGGAGTACTTCAACACGCGACGAAGTGTGGGCGCTGTTTTTAAGCTCAAACGAAACAAGCCAATCGCTGCTTGAGAACCTCTTTCAAGCCGCTATCGATAATGGCGACATTTCTAATATGCATCAGCCCAAGGCACTCACTAGCCTACTTCATGGCGTAAGTTACTCGGTTTTCGTTGAAGCAAATCGAGAGGCGGATCCAAACACGCTTAAATATCTATCACAAACCTTTATCGATATGGTTTGTAACAAGCCATGCTAATCAACGGATACGAAAAACTAAGCGCATGCTAAAAACGTAAGGGTAAGCGAATGCTTGCCCTTAGCTGTTTTTGTTGTCGAATACATTTTCTATTGCCGAATAAAAAAGCTCCCAACCTTTTCAGTGTGGGAGCTTTTTATTATCAAGTAACTTAGTATCAAGTAACGATCACTAAATCATTACCTGATCGATTATTTCTTTTTCTTAGCTTTTGCATTTGGAAGGTCAGTGATCGTACCTTCAAATACTTCCGCTGCAAGACCCACTGATTCATGCAATGTTGGGTGAGCATGGATAGTCAGTGCAATATCTTCAGCATCACAACCCATCTCGATAGCAAGACCGATTTCACCTAGTAATTCACCACCGTTAGTACCGACGATAGCACCACCAATCACTCGATGAGACTCTTTATCGAAGATAAGCTTAGTCATACCGTCTGCACAGTCAGAAGCGATTGCACGACCTGAAGCTGCCCATGGGAATGTCGCCACTTCGTAGTTGATGCCTTCTGCTTTCGCTTCTTTCTCGGTCTTACCAACCCATGCAACTTCTGGCTCAGTGTAAGCGATTGAAGGAATAACTTTAGGATCGAAGTAGTGCTTCTTACCAGAGATAACTTCCGCCGCAACGTGACCTTCATGCACACCTTTGTGAGCAAGCATTGGTTGACCAACGATGTCACCGATAGCAAAGATATGTGGTACGTTAGTACGCATCTGCTTGTCAACGTTGATAAAGCCGCGCTCGTCGATTTCGATACCGGCTTGTTCACCGTCAATCAGCTTACCGTTTGGAACACGACCGATAGCAACAAGAACAGCATCGTAGCGCTCAGCATCGGCTGGTGCTTTCTTGCCTTCCATTGAGACATAGATACCGTCTTCTTTTGCTTCAACTGCTGTTACCTTAGTTTCAAGCATTAGATTGAACTTGTCTTTAATACGCTTGGTATAAACCTTAACGATATCTTTATCCGCAGCTGGGATCACTTGGTCAAACATCTCAACAACGTCAACCTTAGAGCCTAGTGAGTGGTAAACCGTGCCCATTTCTAGACCGATGATACCGCCACCCATGATAAGCAGTTTTTCTGGTACTTCATTCAGCTCAAGCGCGTCTGTTGAGTCCCAAATACGTGGATCATCATGCGGGATGAATGGCAGTTTAATTGGACGAGAACCTGCCGCTACGATTGCGTTATCAAAGTTAACGACTGTCTTACCATCTTCACCGTCTACTTCAACAGTGTTAGGACCTGTGAATTTACCATAGCCGTTAACGACAGTAACTTTACGCATCTTAGCCATACCGCCAAGACCGCCAGTAAGTTGGTTGATTACTTTTTCTTTCCAAAGGCGGATCTTGTCGATGTCCGTTTTTGGCTCACCAAATACGATACCGTGTTCAGCTAGAGCTTTCGCTTCTTCGATAACTTTTGCTACGTGAAGGAGTGCTTTAGATGGAATACAACCAACGTTCAAACAAACACCACCAAGCGTGCTATAACGCTCGATAAGAACCGTTTCCAAACCTAAATCTGCACAGCGGAAAGCAGCAGAGTAACCTGCTGGACCGGCACCAAGTACAACAACTTGGGCTTTAATTTCTTTGCTCATTTTGACCTCTTGTAGTCATTATCCCTAACAGGCTTAAGAGTATTGAATTTGTTCTACTTTAATTTTGATTTGTTAATCAAATTCTCAACGCAAACAGTTTACAGAGATGTTAACGGAGAGAAAAGTAAATCAAGTTAGCCTGTGAGCTAGACAACAAATCAATCTGAAAATGTCTTCAAATTAACACTTGTTGTTACTTATTCGTTAAATAAGGCGGCTCTCGCCGCCCTATATTTTAATGCTATCTTTACAGAACCAGACGGCGAATGTCACTTAGACAACCGTTTAGGTAGGTAATAAAGCGAGCACCTTCAGCACCATCGATCACGCGGTGATCGTAAGACAGTGATAATGGCAGTTGTAGACGCGGCTCAAATTCTTTGCCGTTCCATACTGGTTTCATCTCAGACTTAGAAACACCAAGGATACCCACTTCTGGTGCGTTTACGATTGGAGTAAACGCTGTACCACCGATACCGCCAAGGCTTGAGATAGTGAAACAACCACCCTGCATATCAGCCGCTGTTAGCTTACCAGCACGTGCTTTCTTAGATACCGCCATTAGCTCTTCAGAAAGATCGTAAATGCCTTTTTTGTTCACGTCTTTAAATACTGGAACAACAAGACCATTTGGCGTATCCACTGCGATACCTACGTTCACATACTTCTTCAGAATTAGGCTTTCACCATCTTCAGATAGCGATGAGTTAAACGCTGGGAAGGCTTCTAGTGCTTTCGCGACGGCTTTCATGATGAACACTAGTGGCGTGATCTTCATACCAGAGTCTTTCTTCGCTTCAATCGCATTTTGCTCTTTACGGAATCTCTCGAGTTCAGTGATATCTGCGTTATCCCACTGAGTAACATGCGGGATCATTACCCAGTTACGGTGAAGGTTAGCACCAGAGATCTTCTTAATACGAGACAGAGGCTTAGTTTCAGTTTCACCAAACTTACTAAAGTCGATGTTAGGCCAAGGCAGTAGACCAAGTGCGCTGCCATCACCTTTACCTGATGCCGCAGCACCAGACTCAAGGCGTTTCAGCGCCTCTTTCACATAACTTTGAACGTCTTCTTTAAGGATACGGCTCTTACGACCAGACCCTTTAACCTTGGAAAGGTTAACGCCAAATTCACGCGCTAGACGACGAACCACCGGAGACGCGTGTGCGTACTCATTGTTCTCTTTGAAATCACCTGCCGTAGCTGGTGCTGCTGGCGCTTCAGCTTTAGCCGCTGCCACAGGAGCAGGTGCCGCAGCAGATGGTGCTGCTTGCGCTGGAGCCGCTGCTGGTGCTGCACCCGCAACTTCAAATACCATGATTAGAGAGCCAGTAGAAACCTTGTCGCCTTCTGCTACTTTGATCTCTTTCACTGTACCAGAGAACGGCGCTGGAACTTCCATTGAAGCTTTGTCGCCTTCTACGGCGATTAGAGATTGCTCTTCTTCAACCGTATCACCAACCGATACCATGATTTCAGTCACTTCAACTTCATCGCCACCGATATCAGGTACATTAACTTCTTGTACTGCTGATGCGGCAGGCACTGCTGGAGCTGCTTCTGCTACAGGGGCAGTTGCCGCTGGTGAGCCAGAGCCTGCAACTTCAAATACCATGATAAGTGAACCGGTTGTCACTTTGTCACCAGCTGCAACTTTGATCTCTTTCAGAGTACCTGCGAATGGTGCTGGCACTTCCATCGACGCTTTGTCACCTTCAACCGTCAGAAGAGACTGCTCTTCTTCAATGCTGTCGCCAACCGCAACCATGATTTCAGTGACTTCAACTTCATCACCGCCGATGTCTGGAACATTAACTTGTTTCAATTCTGCCGCTGCTGCCGCCGCAGGAGCTGCTACTGGAGCTGCTTCTGCCGCAGGAGCAGGTGCAGCAGTAGCTGCACCCTCGGCTTCGAAAGTCATAATGAGTGAACCAGTAGAAACCGTGTCGCCTTCAGCCACTTTGATTTCTTTAACGATACCCGCTTGAGAGGCTGGAACTTCCATTGAAGCCTTATCGCCTTCAACAGTGATCAGAGACTGCTCTTCTTCAACCTTGTCACCAACGCTTACAAGAATCTCAGTAACTTCAACCTCATCCGCACCGATGTCTGGTACATTAATTTCGATTGCCATTTCTTATCTACCTTCTTAATTAAGCGTATAGCGGGTTAGTTTTCTCAGTGTCGATGTCGAACTTCTTGATTGCTTCTGCAATCACAGACTTTTCAACTTCGCCACGTTTCGCTAGTTCAGTTAGCGCTGCAACTACCACGTAACCTGCGTTCACTTCGAAGTGACGACGTAGGTTTTCACGACTGTCTGAACGACCAAAGCCGTCAGTACCTAGAACTTTATAAGACTCAGCAGGAATGTATGCACGAACCTGCTCTGCGTAGTTCTTCATGTAGTCAGTAGCTGCGATCGCTGGCTCAGTACCCATGACTTGCTCAATGTAAGGAACTTGCGCTTCAGCTTCTGGGTGAAGCATGTTGAAACGCTCTGCCGCTTGACCGTCACGAGTCACTTCGTTGAATGAGGTTACAGAGTAAACATCAGACGCTACGCCGTACTCATCGCTTAGGATTTGAGCTGCTTTACGTACTTCGTTCATGATAGTACCTGAACTCATTAGCTGAACTTTACCTTTCGCGCCCGTGTAAGTTTCTAACTTGTAGATACCTTTACGGATGCCTTCTTCCGCGCCTTCTGGCATGGCTGGCATGGCGTAGTTTTCGTTCATCAGCGTTAGGTAGTAGAACACGTTCTCTTGGTTCTCACCGTACATGCGACGGATACCGTCTTGCATGATTACCGCAACTTCGTAAGCGAATGTTGGGTCGTAAGAAATACAGTTTGGAACCGTACCCGCCATGATGTGCGAGTGACCGTCTTCGTGCTGTAGACCTTCACCGTTTAGCGTTGTACGACCAGCAGTAGCACCCAATAGGAAACCACGAGCTTGTTGGTCGCCTGCCATCCACGCCATGTCGCCAACACGTTGGAAGCCGAACATTGAGTAGTAGATGTAGAACGGAATCATTGGTAGGTCGTTTGTCGAGTATGACGTTGCCGCTGCAACCCATGAAGACATAGCACCTAGCTCGTTGATACCTTCTTGTAGTACCTGACCTGACGTTGCTTCTTTGTAGTAAGAAACGATGTCACGGTCTTGAGGTGTGTAGTTCTGGCCGTGCGGGTTGTAGATACCGATTTGACGGAACAAACCTTCCATACCAAATGTACGAGCTTCGTCGGCAATGATTGGAACGATGTTCTTACCGATGCTCTTGTTCTTAAGTAGCACGTTTAGAGCACGCACAAATGCCATAGTCGAAGAAATATCACGCTTCTGTTCTTCTAGTAGCGGCTTAAATTCTTCTAGCTCAGGAACCACTAGGTCTTGAGTGAAGTTTGGCAGACGCTGTGGCGTGTAACCGTGGAGTGCTTTACGACGAGCGTGTAGGTAATCGTACTCTTTTGAACCTTCTTCAAGTTTCAGGTACGGAAGTTCTTTCACTGCTTCATCAGTTAGGATGTCTTGAAGACCTAGACGATCACGTAGGTGTAGTACGTGTGTCATATCCATCTTCTTAACTTGGTGAGCGATGTTCTTACCTTCCGCTGCTTCACCCATGCCGTAACCTTTAACCGTCTTAGCTAGGATCACAGTTGGACGACCTTTGGTCTGCTCTGCGTTTTTGTATGCTGCGTAAAGTTTAGAAGACTCGTGACCACCACGCTTAAGTGCGAAGATTTCGTCGTCAGTCATGTCTGCTACAAGTGCAGCCGTTTCTGGATATTTACCAAAGAAGTGCTCACGTACGTACGCGCCATCTTTCGCTTTAAATGTCTGATAGTCGCCATCGATAGTTTCGTTCATAAGCTGTAGCAGCTTACCCGTGGTATCTTTAGCAAGTAGTGAATCCCAGTTGTTACCCCAGATGACTTTCACTACGTTCCAACCTGCACCTTTGAATAGACCTTCAAGTTCTTGAATGATCTTACCGTTACCCATTACAGGACCGTCTAGGCGCTGTAGGTTACAGTTGATTAGGAAACATAGGTTGTCTAGCTTCTCACGCGCAGCGAAAGAAATCGCACCACGTGATTCTGGCTCATCCATCTCACCGTCACCTAGGAACGCGTATACGCGCTGCTCAGACGTGTCTTTCATGCCACGACCGTCTAGGTACTTAAGGAAACGAGCTTGATAGATCGCAGAGATTGGACCTAGACCCATAGAGACAGTAGGGAACTGCCAGAACTCAGGCATCAGTTTAGGGTGTGGGTATGATGGGATACCTTTACCGTCTACTTCTTGACGGAAGTTGTCTAGCTGGTCTTCAGTTAGACGACCTTCAACGAATGCACGTGAGTAGATACCTGGAGAGATATGACCTTGATAGTAAACGAGGTCGCCACCGTCTTTCTCGTTTGGAGCACGGAAGAAGTGGTTAAAACATGTTTCATAGAAGGCTGCTGAAGATTGGAAAGATGCCATGTGGCCACCCAGCTCCAAATCCTTTTTAGAAGCACGCAGAACAATCATTACTGCGTTCCAACGAATGATGGCACGAATACGGCGCTCAAGCGTTGTGTCACCAGGGTAAGCTGGTTCCTGATCGGCTGGAATTGTATTGATGTAGTTGGTTGTAATGCCTGTTGGCATATCAACACCATCTAGACGAGCTTTATCTAGCACTTGTTCAAGTAAGAATTGAGCACGTTCTACACCTTCTTCTTTCACTACAGATTCAAGTGCTTGTAACCACTCTTGCGTTTCCAGTGCATCAACGTCATGTTTCATGACTTCAGACATGGCGATCTATCCTTTTGGTTTGGGATCTACTGACATGTACCAACCCGCATTATTGCGGATCGTTACCCTGTTGAATTCGTCTTAGAGAACGCTCTCTCCGAGAATCTTCTCTAGTCAAATCCAACAATGTTTCTTCAATGTAAGCTAAATGAGAATGCGACATTTCTCGGGCTTTTTCTGGCTCCCCAGAAACAATCGCTTCAACAATATTAGCTCGGTGTATACTGACTTTTTCGACCGCTTCATCACGGCGATGTAATAGCTTTAAGTTTTGTAAGACATTCTGCTCTAACAGAGGCGCTAAACTTCTTATAATATGCAGTAAAACTACATTATGAGCAGCCTCGGTAAGCGCAATTAGGAATGCCATTACAGCAGAAGCTTCAGCTTCAACGTCCCCCGCCTTTTGGGCTAAACAAATATGTTTAAGGCACGTTTCTATTTGAGCAAAATCTTCTTCCGTACCGCGCAACGCTGCAAAATACGCAGAGATGCCTTCCATTGCATGACGAGCTTCAAGCAAATCTAGACGGGTTTCATTATGTGAAGACAAGAGTTCCAATAAAGGATCGGAAAAACTTTTCCAAATGTTTTCACTAATGAATGTGCCACCTCCTTGGCGACGAGTAAGCAGGCGCTTAGCTTCTAAACGCTGAATGGCTTCTCGAACGGAAGGGCGAGACACATCGAACTGCTTTGCTAGTTCTCGCTCAGGAGGAAGTTGCTGGCCCGGGGAGAGTATTCCCTCTACTATCAG is a window encoding:
- the glnE gene encoding bifunctional [glutamate--ammonia ligase]-adenylyl-L-tyrosine phosphorylase/[glutamate--ammonia-ligase] adenylyltransferase, which translates into the protein MQPLPEMLKTHSRSALETLYNEHPQLNDWSDELKQQLSQVVSLSDFIYDALQTDSELVEQLPKMLIQASRIDGYRYRLSDLLKLCASEQEGHKVLRQFRSREMVYIAWRDMVGSWSLEQSLNHLSMLAEAMIVETYQWQYQTCCQEWGTPTNAAGEPQPMLIIGMGKLGGGELNFSSDIDLIFTYPENGETQGARRSIANAQFFTRLGQRLIKALDQQTFDGFCYRVDMRLRPFGESGPLVMSYAALEDYYQEQGRDWERYAMIKARVMGREMYPEYQELRKMLRPFVFRRYIDFSAIQSLRRMKAMISSEVRRRGLWSNIKLGPGGIREVEFIAQVFQLIRGGREPSLRRRGLLETLEAIGSLQLLDANEVTQLTEAYKFLRRQENILQAINDKQTQTLPDKDVDQLRLACALGFDDWESMLEVTQQHMLNVHQVFANLIGDEEDEEETQTVAKHFSELWDMAHKPDVLEHILQNDIKAAEPEQKRQQISDFKSDLAKKTLGPRGREVLNRLMPKVFSTIYANKDAEFGLPRVLHVLRAVVTRTTYLELLDEHPAALIQLVRLCTASPMISEKLARYPILLDELLDPAHLYHPVALDSYKTELRDYLARIPEEDMEQQMEALRQFKQTCILRIAAADIAGVLPVMKVSDHLTYLAEAIVEAVINQAWLQVSSKYGEPTHLKERGSKGFAVIGYGKVGGWELGYNSDLDIVFTHDCPNNVYTDGHKEIDARQFYLRLAQRIIHIFSTRTASGILYEVDTRLRPSGVSGLLVSPTDAFDEYQHKEAWTWEHQALVRARVIYGDSALQQAFEQTRVDILCKEREEKQLKQQVVDMREKMRSHLGGKKQGRFMLKQDAGGITDIEFLAQYLVLQFSHQKPKLTRWSDNVRIFESMMAQGVMDETQAMVLTNAYTAIRNEIHHRNLLNLDADVDENKFVSERQVVIDAWQQWMTLES
- a CDS encoding ABC transporter permease, whose protein sequence is MYGLYWTAFKSLLTKEINRFTRIWVQTLVPPAITMTLYFIIFGNLIGSRIGQMGGFSYMEYIVPGLIMMSIITNSYSNVASSFFSAKFQRNIEELLVAPVPNYIIIAGFVMGGVVRGLLVASIVTFVSLFFVDLQVQHWGIIIATVLMTSVLFSLGGLINAIYAKTFDDISIIPTFVLTPLTYLGGVFYSISLLPEFWQGVSKINPIVYMINAFRYGFLGVSDVGIVTSFGVLTVFIVLLYGVAHHLVTKGIGLRS
- a CDS encoding ABC transporter ATP-binding protein, which translates into the protein MFALEIEQLRKTYAGGFEALKGVSLTVEQGDFYALLGPNGAGKSTTIGIITSLVNKTSGKVSVFGHDIDQELELAKQQLGLVPQEFNFNQFETVEQIVLQQAGYYGVPKAVAKQRAEKYLSQLDLWDKRSERARNLSGGMKRRLMIARALMHEPKLLILDEPTAGVDIELRRSMWDFLKQINQQGITIILTTHYLEEAELLCRNIGIIQRGELIENTSMKALLSKLHVETFVLDIEFEGELPNLAQVNSQKLVNGSLEIEVEKTQGLNPIFTQLTQSGVKVLSMRNKANRLEELFVSIVREQVKAD
- the can gene encoding carbonate dehydratase, with the translated sequence MPEIKQLFENNSLWSEQLRSERPEYFTKLEEGQSPGFLWIGCSDSRVPAERLTGLYSGELFVHRNVANQVIHTDLNCLSVVQYAVDVLKVKHIIVCGHYGCGGVNAAIDNPQLGLINNWLLHIRDLYLKHKNWLSDLPRELWGDKLCEINVAEQVYNLGNSTIMQNAWERGQEVEIHGVVYGIGDGKLQDLGVRCYNRESLEANYTSAMKTILNSGILK
- the hpt gene encoding hypoxanthine phosphoribosyltransferase; translated protein: MKHTVEVMISEKEVHERVQAIGREITAHYQGSEDLVLVGLLRGSFVFMADLARAIDLTHCVDFMTASSYGNGMESSRDVRILKDLDDDIKGKDVLLVEDIIDTGNTLNKVKEILSLREPKSIRICTLLDKPSRREVAVDVDWLGFEIPDEFVVGVGIDYAQKYRHLPYIGKVVPQE